A part of Neovison vison isolate M4711 chromosome 6, ASM_NN_V1, whole genome shotgun sequence genomic DNA contains:
- the LOC122910388 gene encoding olfactory receptor 5K1-like, which produces MTEDNYSLTTEFILLGFTDHPEMRSLLFVVFLTIYVITMVGNLGLVVLIFMERRLHTPMYIFLGNLALMDTCCSCAITPKMLENSFSKDRMISLYECMVQFYFLCLAETADCFLLAAMAYDRYVAICSPLQYHTMMSKKLCIQMTTGAYIAGNLHSVIQIGFLFRLTFCGSNQINHFFCDVFPLYRLSCVDPYINELMIFIFAGSVQLFTVGSVLISYFYILFTIFKMKSKEGRSKALSTCASHFLSVSIFYGSLIFVYIRPHSVKEEDKDIPGAVFYTIVIPLLNPFIYSLRNKEVINAMKKIIKKIL; this is translated from the coding sequence ATGACTGAGGATAATTACTCCTTGACCACTGAATTCATCCTCTTAGGATTTACAGATCACCCAGAGATGAGGAGCCTCCTGTTTGTGGTGTTTCTCACTATCTATGTGATCACTATGGTGGGGAATCTTGGCCTGGTGGTATTGATTTTTATGGAGCGTCGTCTTCACACACCAATGTACATCTTTCTGGGCAACCTGGCTTTGATGGATACCTGTTGTTCCTGTGCCATCACCCCCAAAATGTTAGAGAACTCCTTTTCTAAAGACAGAATGATTTCCCTTTATGAGTGCATggtacaattttattttctctgccttgCTGAAACTGCAGATTGCTTTCTCCTGGCAGCAATGGCCTATGATCGCTATGTGGCCATATGTAGCCCTCTGCAGTACCACACGATGATGTCAAAGAAACTCTGTATTCAGATGACCACAGGGGCCTATATAGCTGGAAATCTGCATTCTGTGATTCAAATAGGGTTTCTCTTTAGGTTAACTTTCTGTGGGTCAAATCAAATTAATCACTTTTTTTGTGATGTTTTTCCATTATACAGACTCTCTTGTGTTGACCCTTATATCAATGAATTGATGATATTTATCTTTGCAGGTTCAGTTCAACTCTTCACCGTTGGTAGTGTCTTAATATCTTACTTCTACATTCTCTttactattttcaaaatgaaatccaAAGAGGGAAGAAGCAAAGCCTTATCTACTTGTGCatcccactttctctctgtctcaatatTCTATGGTTCTCTTATCTTTGTGTACATTCGACCACATTCAGTTAAAGAAGAGGATAAAGATATACCTGGTGCTGTTTTTTATACCATAGTGATCCCTTTATTAAACCCTTTTATTTATAGTCTAAGAAATAAGGAAGtaataaatgctatgaaaaaaattataaagaaaattttataa